A window of Acidobacteriota bacterium contains these coding sequences:
- a CDS encoding efflux RND transporter periplasmic adaptor subunit — translation MTVFRRPVSIALLATAGMLTGCSKAKPVAHTAQPVSVTVARAMTEDVPTNLQAIGSVQAVNTVSVKTLVGGQLQSVNFHQGDEVHVGQVLFRIDPQPFEAALAQAQANLARDLATNSQNQVEARRYADLAKQGIVSAEQSEQLASTAAASKALAAADRAAVQAAKLQLSYCTITAPINGRTGDLLVQAGNTVQPNTSVLVSINQIKPIYVSFAVPEQFLQQIKHLNGAHSLAVSAHAQGDNDLESGHLSFINNAIDTTTGTIQLMATFANPRERLWPGEYVNTNLTLDVQRNATVVPATAVQNGQNDLYVFVLNPNDTVENRTVTTSTTYDGKTVITSGVKPGETVITDGQLSLFPGAKVSVKPGDGPAVGSVTAAARQ, via the coding sequence ATGACTGTTTTTCGACGCCCCGTTTCCATCGCCCTCCTGGCTACCGCCGGCATGCTTACTGGCTGTAGCAAAGCCAAGCCCGTAGCCCACACCGCCCAGCCGGTCTCGGTCACCGTCGCGCGGGCCATGACGGAAGACGTTCCCACCAATCTGCAGGCCATTGGTTCCGTCCAGGCCGTCAACACAGTTTCGGTGAAAACCTTAGTGGGCGGACAGTTGCAGAGCGTCAACTTTCATCAGGGCGATGAGGTGCACGTCGGCCAGGTGCTGTTCCGCATCGACCCGCAGCCATTTGAAGCCGCACTGGCGCAAGCACAGGCGAATCTGGCGCGTGACCTCGCCACCAACAGCCAGAACCAGGTCGAAGCTCGCCGCTACGCCGACTTGGCCAAACAGGGCATCGTCTCCGCGGAGCAGAGCGAACAATTGGCCTCGACCGCCGCTGCCTCCAAGGCCCTGGCAGCCGCCGACCGCGCCGCCGTGCAGGCAGCGAAGCTGCAGCTCAGCTACTGCACGATTACGGCACCGATCAATGGCCGCACTGGCGACCTGCTGGTGCAGGCGGGCAACACGGTGCAACCCAATACTTCCGTTTTGGTGTCCATCAACCAGATCAAGCCGATCTACGTTTCCTTTGCTGTGCCCGAGCAGTTCCTGCAGCAGATCAAGCACCTGAACGGCGCGCATTCGCTCGCGGTGAGCGCGCATGCGCAAGGCGATAACGACCTCGAATCCGGGCACCTGTCGTTTATCAACAACGCCATCGACACCACTACCGGCACCATCCAACTTATGGCCACGTTTGCCAATCCGCGCGAGCGGCTCTGGCCGGGCGAGTATGTCAACACCAATCTCACGCTCGACGTACAGCGCAACGCCACCGTGGTGCCCGCCACCGCCGTACAGAATGGCCAGAACGATCTCTACGTTTTCGTGCTGAACCCTAACGACACGGTCGAAAACCGCACGGTGACCACCTCCACCACCTACGACGGCAAGACAGTCATCACTTCGGGCGTCAAACCCGGCGAGACGGTTATTACCGACGGCCAGTTGAGCTTGTTCCCTGGGGCCAAAGTCTCGGTTAAGCCGGGCGACGGACCGGCGGTCGGCTCCGTAACCGCGGCCGCGCGGCAATAG
- a CDS encoding efflux RND transporter permease subunit has product MNLSGLFIRRPIATALLMMALLVFGIAAYFRLPVSDLPNVDFPTIEVSAGLPGASAQTMASSVATPLEKQFSAIPGLDEMSSTSSQDRTSIALQFDLSRNIDGAASDVQTAIAAAAGQLPAGMPSPPTFRKVNPADSSVINIAISSATLPLRTVDHYAEVTVGEQISMIKGVAQVNVFGQRKFAVRIQLNPLAMAARGIGIDQVQQAIQQGNVNLPSGVLWGRTKAYTLQATGQLTSAAQYKNLIIAVHAGAPVRLQDIGDVVDSVQNDKTESWLNGTPTVMLSIMKQPGTNTIDVVNRIIAMLPTIRQSVPPSVQVKVEYNKAIPVESSISDVKFTLILAILLVVLVIFLFLKNFSATIIPSLALPFTIIGTFAVMYLLSYSLDTLSLLALTLSVGFVVDDAIVMLENIVRHMEMGKPVLQAAFDGSKEISFTILSMTLALTAVFIPFLFMGGVLGRLLHEFAVTIMAAILVSGFVSLTLTPMLCSRFLKHEGNRKHSLLYRMLEGGYQWMYRVYDVSLRAVLRHPALTMLGAAILLLVTVKLFLVLPTGFLPSQDMDEVVGKLQAAQGIPWPELKQKELQAIKVFTALPGSDAVMSFAGGNTGSIYDHLVPASQRKMTADEIIAKVRPELEKIPGVRVFLQNPPPIRIGAHSTNSLYQMALEGADPEELYHWAPILEQKLAAEPMLKGVNTDMQLANPQINVVIDRNKASTLGVSAESIENALYTAYGQRLLSLIYAPDDEYYVITELQPKFQINPQTLSYLYVHSSTGALVPLSAVTQFHQSLGPLQVNHISEFPAVTISFNLALGASLGPAVALIQQTAKQTLPSDISVVLEGTAQVFQQSMQGLGLLVLMAIAVIYIVLGILYESFIHPLTILSGLPAAAFGALLALWYFHFDLNIYSIVGIIMLIGIVKKNAIMMIDFALQAERDDGLGPRDSIYQGALIRFRPIMMTTFCALVGTLPIAVAVGASGKSRQPLGVAVVGGLVFAQFLTLYIIPVVYIYMDRFQRAFGRKKAPAPAPQLASQHQ; this is encoded by the coding sequence ATGAATCTTTCCGGCCTGTTTATTCGCCGCCCGATTGCTACCGCGCTGCTCATGATGGCGCTGCTGGTGTTCGGCATCGCTGCCTATTTCCGGCTGCCGGTGAGCGATCTGCCCAACGTCGATTTTCCGACGATTGAGGTCAGTGCCGGCCTGCCCGGCGCGAGCGCGCAGACCATGGCCTCGTCGGTAGCTACGCCGCTGGAAAAGCAGTTTTCCGCCATTCCGGGCCTCGATGAAATGAGCTCAACCAGCTCGCAGGACCGGACCTCGATTGCCCTGCAATTTGACCTCTCGCGCAATATCGACGGTGCGGCCAGCGACGTCCAAACTGCCATCGCGGCCGCCGCCGGCCAGCTTCCCGCCGGCATGCCCTCCCCGCCGACGTTCCGCAAGGTAAATCCCGCGGATTCATCCGTCATCAACATCGCCATCAGCTCCGCCACCCTGCCGCTGCGCACCGTCGATCACTACGCTGAGGTCACCGTCGGCGAGCAGATCTCCATGATCAAAGGCGTGGCCCAGGTGAACGTCTTCGGGCAGCGCAAATTCGCCGTACGTATTCAGTTGAATCCGCTGGCCATGGCGGCGCGCGGCATCGGCATCGATCAGGTGCAGCAGGCCATTCAGCAGGGCAACGTGAACCTGCCCTCGGGCGTTCTCTGGGGCCGAACCAAGGCCTACACGCTGCAGGCTACCGGGCAGCTCACCAGCGCGGCGCAGTACAAGAATCTGATTATTGCCGTCCATGCCGGGGCGCCGGTGCGGCTGCAAGACATCGGCGATGTCGTCGACAGCGTGCAAAACGACAAGACCGAGAGCTGGCTGAACGGCACCCCGACGGTAATGCTCAGCATCATGAAGCAGCCGGGCACCAACACCATCGATGTCGTCAACCGAATCATCGCCATGCTGCCCACCATCCGCCAGTCGGTGCCCCCCTCAGTGCAGGTGAAGGTGGAGTACAACAAGGCGATCCCGGTCGAGTCTTCCATCAGCGACGTAAAGTTCACGCTGATTCTGGCGATTCTGCTGGTGGTGCTGGTCATTTTCCTGTTCCTGAAGAACTTCTCCGCCACCATCATCCCCAGTCTGGCGCTGCCCTTCACCATCATCGGCACCTTCGCCGTGATGTACCTGCTCAGCTATAGCCTGGACACGCTCTCGCTGCTGGCGCTGACGCTCTCGGTGGGCTTCGTGGTCGACGATGCCATCGTCATGCTCGAAAACATCGTGCGCCACATGGAAATGGGCAAGCCGGTGTTGCAGGCGGCGTTCGATGGCTCGAAGGAAATCAGCTTCACGATTTTGTCGATGACGCTGGCGTTGACCGCGGTATTTATTCCCTTCCTGTTCATGGGCGGCGTCTTGGGTCGCCTGCTGCACGAATTTGCAGTCACGATCATGGCGGCGATTCTAGTCAGCGGCTTTGTGTCCCTGACGCTGACGCCGATGCTGTGCAGCCGCTTCCTCAAGCACGAGGGAAACCGCAAGCACAGCCTGCTGTACCGGATGCTCGAGGGCGGCTATCAGTGGATGTACCGCGTCTACGACGTGAGCCTGCGCGCGGTGCTGCGCCATCCGGCGCTGACCATGCTGGGTGCGGCGATTCTGTTGCTGGTGACGGTAAAGCTGTTCCTGGTGCTGCCCACCGGCTTTTTGCCCAGCCAGGACATGGACGAGGTGGTCGGCAAGCTGCAGGCGGCCCAGGGCATTCCCTGGCCGGAGCTGAAGCAGAAGGAGCTGCAGGCAATCAAGGTATTTACGGCCCTGCCCGGCAGCGACGCGGTGATGTCGTTTGCCGGCGGCAATACCGGCTCCATCTACGATCACCTGGTGCCGGCTTCGCAGCGCAAAATGACCGCGGACGAAATCATCGCCAAGGTGCGGCCGGAGCTGGAAAAAATTCCCGGTGTGCGGGTGTTTTTACAGAACCCGCCGCCCATCCGCATCGGCGCACATTCGACCAATAGTCTCTACCAGATGGCGCTGGAGGGCGCGGATCCGGAGGAGCTGTATCACTGGGCGCCGATCCTGGAGCAAAAGCTCGCGGCCGAACCCATGCTGAAGGGCGTCAACACCGACATGCAGTTGGCCAACCCGCAGATCAACGTGGTGATTGACCGCAACAAGGCCTCCACGCTCGGGGTCAGCGCCGAATCAATTGAGAACGCGCTCTACACCGCCTATGGCCAGCGCCTGCTCTCGCTCATCTACGCCCCCGACGACGAATACTACGTCATCACCGAGCTGCAGCCGAAGTTCCAGATCAACCCGCAAACCCTCAGCTACCTGTACGTGCACTCCAGCACCGGCGCCCTGGTGCCGCTGAGCGCCGTGACGCAGTTTCACCAGAGCCTGGGGCCTTTGCAGGTGAACCATATCAGCGAGTTCCCCGCAGTCACCATCTCCTTCAACCTGGCGTTGGGCGCGTCACTCGGGCCGGCGGTGGCGCTGATCCAGCAGACGGCGAAGCAGACGCTCCCGAGCGACATCAGCGTGGTGCTGGAAGGCACGGCGCAGGTGTTTCAGCAGTCGATGCAGGGCCTGGGGCTGCTGGTGCTGATGGCGATTGCCGTGATTTATATCGTGCTGGGCATCCTCTACGAAAGCTTCATCCATCCCCTGACGATTCTGTCCGGCCTGCCGGCAGCGGCCTTTGGCGCGCTGCTGGCGCTGTGGTACTTCCACTTCGACCTGAATATCTACTCGATCGTGGGCATCATCATGCTCATCGGCATCGTGAAGAAGAACGCCATCATGATGATCGACTTCGCGCTGCAGGCCGAGCGTGACGATGGCCTGGGACCGCGCGATTCGATTTACCAGGGCGCGCTGATCCGCTTCCGCCCGATCATGATGACCACCTTCTGTGCGCTGGTGGGCACACTGCCCATCGCGGTGGCCGTGGGCGCGAGCGGCAAGAGCCGGCAGCCGCTCGGCGTCGCCGTGGTAGGCGGCCTGGTGTTCGCACAGTTCCTGACGCTGTACATCATCCCGGTGGTCTATATCTACATGGACCGCTTCCAGCGCGCCTTCGGCCGCAAGAAGGCGCCTGCCCCCGCACCCCAACTGGCGTCGCAGCACCAGTGA
- a CDS encoding peptidase S10, with the protein MKHYIALFCTVALCGLAAAQTHPTPPKATQSITQGSVTVEGQRIDYTATAGTIILTNRSEKPTGSIFYVAYTKDGVKDEGQRPVMFLYNGGPGSSTIWLHMGSFAPVRIVTADHTHTPPAPYKLVSNEYSLLDASDLVFVDAMSTGYSRIIRKDEGGAGTPEMFYGVNQDAGAFAQFIMKYLSKNNRWNSPKYLYGESYGTVRSEVLANMLEQQYDIDPNGVVLQSAYTGEGTFGSDIEYANDLPTEAAVAWYHHKLPNQPAQLPPFLKQVEQWTWTTYAQALVAGNSLSAAQCNTVAEQLHNYTGLSTDFIKKANLRISEGEFRHDLLGSEDQTVGDLDGRFAGPSMNPLSLNAQYDPQSAGISAAYVAGFTMYAHNTLHYGRGETYRPEAYNIITNWSHSAGGRGGRFQRRVDPGADLASAMKYNPLLRVEVDAGYFDLNLPYGGMVYSVRHLSLPKALESHIQFKYYYSGHMIYVNVPSLKELHDNTAAFIRSTSSQQ; encoded by the coding sequence ATGAAACATTACATCGCGTTGTTCTGTACCGTGGCGCTGTGCGGATTGGCTGCGGCGCAAACCCATCCCACGCCGCCCAAAGCCACGCAATCGATCACCCAGGGCAGCGTCACCGTCGAAGGCCAGCGCATCGACTACACCGCGACCGCGGGCACCATCATCCTGACGAACCGTTCGGAAAAGCCCACCGGCAGCATTTTTTACGTGGCCTATACCAAAGACGGCGTCAAGGACGAAGGCCAGCGGCCGGTGATGTTTCTGTACAACGGCGGGCCGGGCTCGTCGACCATCTGGCTGCACATGGGTTCATTCGCCCCGGTGCGCATCGTCACCGCCGATCACACCCACACGCCGCCGGCGCCCTACAAGCTGGTGAGCAACGAGTACAGCCTGCTCGACGCCTCCGACCTGGTTTTTGTGGATGCCATGAGCACCGGCTACAGCCGCATCATCCGCAAGGATGAGGGCGGCGCCGGCACGCCCGAGATGTTTTACGGCGTCAACCAGGACGCCGGGGCGTTCGCGCAGTTCATCATGAAGTACCTGAGCAAGAATAATCGCTGGAATTCGCCCAAGTACCTATACGGCGAAAGCTATGGCACGGTGCGCTCGGAAGTGTTGGCGAACATGCTGGAGCAGCAGTACGACATTGATCCGAACGGTGTGGTGTTGCAATCGGCCTACACCGGCGAAGGCACCTTCGGCTCCGATATCGAGTACGCCAACGACCTGCCTACGGAAGCTGCGGTCGCCTGGTATCACCACAAACTGCCCAACCAGCCTGCGCAACTGCCGCCCTTCCTCAAGCAGGTGGAGCAGTGGACCTGGACGACCTACGCGCAGGCGCTGGTAGCGGGCAACAGCCTGAGCGCGGCGCAATGCAACACGGTGGCGGAGCAGTTGCACAACTACACCGGCCTGAGCACGGACTTCATCAAGAAGGCGAACCTGCGCATTAGCGAGGGCGAGTTCCGCCATGATCTGCTGGGCAGCGAGGATCAGACCGTGGGCGATCTCGATGGCCGCTTCGCCGGCCCCTCCATGAACCCCCTGAGCCTGAACGCGCAGTATGACCCGCAGTCGGCAGGCATCAGCGCGGCGTATGTGGCCGGTTTCACCATGTACGCCCATAACACGCTGCATTACGGGCGCGGCGAGACCTATCGTCCCGAAGCCTACAACATCATCACCAACTGGTCGCACAGCGCCGGTGGACGCGGCGGCCGCTTCCAGCGGCGGGTCGATCCGGGCGCCGATCTGGCGAGCGCCATGAAGTACAACCCGCTGCTGCGCGTCGAGGTGGATGCCGGCTATTTCGACCTGAATCTGCCCTATGGCGGCATGGTGTACTCGGTGCGGCATCTGAGTCTGCCCAAGGCCCTGGAGTCGCACATCCAGTTCAAGTATTACTACTCCGGCCACATGATCTACGTGAACGTGCCCTCACTGAAGGAGCTGCACGACAACACCGCGGCGTTCATTCGTTCGACCAGCAGCCAGCAGTAG
- a CDS encoding GGDEF domain-containing protein, with protein sequence MVLRTLLFADLFVQAACALALLLLSRSAEHMRNLRWYAYYYAAVAVALLLVTLRADGPEPATVYGARALVLLGAVLLTHGLSEFTHSGNSVLHWGLGLVVVFCAAEGFLLAVNMQAAMQVFAIFFIGQLLVGVFLLLAHTEPLESTAGRGVAALLGVVMLLFAVRAIFGPLRGVPFIPTEAFRPNSTAVVGLIIFLIATACMAFGFVWMATARLRLQLEQQVRTDALTGLLNRRGLEIEAQRALSASRRLQTPLAVVALDLDHFKGLNDHFGHAAGDAALAGAAQLLAQCLRRSDLLARLGGEEFVAVLPARDAARAGLVAERLRSQLEALRIDFEGASISVTASFGVTMATAADSWPSLLQRADAALYEAKRTGRNRICSSATPTAAAGAQPDVASASASSH encoded by the coding sequence TGCCGCCGTTGCCGTCGCTCTTTTGCTGGTTACGCTGCGCGCCGACGGGCCCGAGCCCGCGACGGTCTATGGCGCCCGGGCGTTGGTGCTGCTGGGCGCGGTGCTGTTGACCCACGGCCTGAGCGAGTTCACCCATAGCGGCAACAGCGTCCTGCACTGGGGCCTGGGATTGGTTGTGGTGTTTTGCGCCGCTGAGGGTTTTTTGCTCGCCGTGAATATGCAGGCGGCGATGCAGGTGTTTGCGATCTTTTTTATCGGTCAGCTCCTGGTGGGAGTATTTTTACTGCTGGCGCATACGGAGCCTCTGGAAAGCACGGCGGGCCGCGGGGTCGCCGCACTGCTGGGCGTGGTCATGCTGCTGTTTGCGGTCCGCGCTATTTTCGGCCCGTTGCGTGGCGTGCCGTTTATTCCCACTGAGGCGTTCCGGCCCAATTCGACCGCGGTTGTGGGACTCATCATTTTCCTGATCGCCACTGCCTGCATGGCCTTTGGGTTTGTCTGGATGGCAACGGCGCGCTTGCGGCTGCAATTGGAGCAACAGGTGCGTACGGATGCGCTGACCGGCCTGCTCAACCGCCGCGGTCTCGAGATCGAGGCCCAGCGCGCGCTCAGCGCCAGCCGGCGATTGCAAACGCCGTTGGCCGTGGTCGCGCTGGACCTGGATCATTTCAAGGGATTGAACGATCACTTTGGCCATGCTGCCGGTGATGCCGCGCTGGCAGGCGCGGCGCAACTGCTGGCCCAGTGCTTGCGCCGCAGCGATCTGCTGGCGCGGCTAGGCGGGGAAGAATTTGTCGCGGTTTTGCCGGCACGGGATGCTGCGCGCGCGGGTCTGGTGGCCGAGCGCCTGCGCAGTCAACTGGAGGCGCTGCGCATCGATTTTGAAGGCGCCTCGATCAGTGTCACCGCCAGCTTTGGCGTGACCATGGCCACCGCCGCCGATTCCTGGCCTTCTCTGCTGCAGCGCGCTGATGCCGCCTTGTACGAGGCCAAGCGTACCGGCCGCAACCGTATTTGCAGCTCCGCCACACCCACCGCCGCAGCCGGCGCGCAGCCGGACGTCGCCAGCGCCTCCGCCTCCAGCCACTAA